One Aegilops tauschii subsp. strangulata cultivar AL8/78 chromosome 2, Aet v6.0, whole genome shotgun sequence genomic window, GCAAAGTATATTTAGAAAAATGTTTTATTTTACACATGATACAGTCAAAATGATCGTGTGTAAGAATGTTTTCTGTGTTAGTTGCATGAACTTACATTTCTCTCTTTGTCCATGTCTTGCATACAACGTTGTACAGGTCTTCGATGGCTTTGTTGACGGAATCACTATCTTTGCCCCCTTTCTCCATTGTGCCTGCGAGGATTTTGAATTTAATGTAAATAATTCCAAGTCACAAGATCACAAGATAGCAATTAAGTTTCTATTGTCTTGCCTGCTTCGATGCTCGAAGATATGTCCTGTCCAGTGTTGTTCCTTTCTTGTTCTCCTTCTGCTTCTTGCGTCATGTTTTGTTCTTCTTTTTGCGTTGTACCCTTTTGTTCAGTTTCTGCTCCATCCTTATTTGAGTCGTCTGTGCTTTTCTTAGCATCATGTTTTTCCTTTTCATCCGTCATGTCTTGCTGGTGGTCTTTTCCGTCTTGTTTTTCAGTCTCGATCTGGTTGGCACTGACCTCTCTGCCAGGGGAATTGGCATCGTACGACGGTGTAGGGTTTTCTTCGATAGTCTCTGGTTCTTTCTCTGGAACAATTTGTGTGTTTGCTTCATTGGTTGTATCTCCGTGGTTGCCTTCTTCGTGTTTCCGCGTTATCATTGAAAAAGCATTGAAATAATTTAACTTGCTACTTTATTTTGATTATAGCAGCTGTTATGGGAAAATAGCGAAGCGTTCGGTGCGTGCTTTGAGCTATTTTGATTGTGATTAAGTTGTCATTTTGTGGAAACATTTTGTGCAACTTCACCTGTTGAGCTGTCGTTGGTGATGCTGACTGTTCCACCCGTTCTTCGTTGAGTGTGGTTTCTTGGGTATCCTCTTGTTCTTTCTTTTGGTGTTCATCGTCACTGTCATGGTTTTTGTCTTGCAACTATTAAATCATAAAGGTGGTAAGTTGGAGTGCATTTGAGTTCTCATAAAACTACTTTATATTTTCGTAGAATCAGCTTATGTAACTTTACCTCCACAGTCGTTGCTGCTTCTGTTGTCTCTGCTTCTGTTCTCGTTGCTGCTGCTGACTGTTGTGCTTGTTCTTTGTTGAGTGGAGGTTTTTGGGCATCTTCTTGTTCTTTCTTTTGGAGTTCATCGCCACTGTGCTCGTTTTGTCTTGTAGCTTTTCAAACATAGAGGTGGCTAAGTGGGAGTGCATTTGAGGTTCCACGGAGCTATTTCATACTTTTAGAGGATCATCTTATGTAACTTTACCTTTTCAGTCGTTGTCGCTGCTGCCGTCTCTGCTGTGTGTTTTTCGGTGAGTGAATATTTTGGGGCTTGATCTTCTATGACGTTGATGTCTGCCGTTTGAAGAATATGTTGCCCATCTTCAGTGGCCTCCTTTTGCTCATTTGTCTCCTCTCTCTGGGATGGAGGAAAGTAGTGAAATGTGAAATGCGTATTTTTGAACTATAAGATCGTTCTGAGGTATTCCGTGTTTTCACCTCTGTACTTGTTATTTCTGATTGTTCTACGTGTTCTTCGTTGAGTGGTGGTTTTGGGTCCTTCTCTTGCTCTTTATTTTGCTATTCATCGTCACTGACCTTGTTTTTTCTTGCAGCTGTTCAAACATAGAGGTGGCAAAGTGAGAGTGCATTGTAGTGAATACATATGTGGTAGGTTGGAGTTTATTTGATTGTGCACGCAACAATTTTATAATTTCATAGTTGCAGGTTTCGTAACTTTACATTTTCAATCGTTGACGCTGCCGCTGTCTCTGGTACCTGTTGTTTGGTGAGTGAATTTTTTGTGGCTTGGTCTTCCGTGGCATTATTGTCTACCGTTTGAAGAACATGTTCGGGTTGTTCATTGGGCTCCTCTGGTTGTGTTTGATGGTCTTGATTGTTGGTGCTCTCTTGAGCTTCTTGTGCCTGCACCAACACAAAAAATATTTAAGAAATGGGTGCATCTCTGACTGTTCAGTTACAATTTTTTTATAAGACCTCTTTCTCTGGATTTGCAGGACTGTCTACTGCTGGAACTACGGCTTCTCCTTGTCTCGTGTTGTCCTCTTGTTTTTCTTGTTCAATGTCTATGCCAATGCTTTCGCTTGCTTCCTCTTCCTGTTTAATAAAAATTGAAATTATAGATTGAAATTCATTTGTGTCTGAGCTTTGTAACCTCACCTCTTCAGATGTTGTTGTTTGAAGTTCTGTGTGTTTTCCAGTTTCCTTTGGTTGTGCTGCTTCTTGATCTTCGAGATCAACGTACTTGTTTGTTTCCTGCATCTGTTCAAAGAAAAGGGTGAGACATCCCTTATAATCCTTGTATTACGGTGGCAGGGTGTATTAGGTAGTCCAGACATCATAAATGGTTTGAAAAGGGTTTGTTGTTGAATTTTTACCTCTGCGTTGATGACTGGGTTATTCGTGCCTGCATCGATTGTTTCTTTGTCAGGTATTAACAGTCTCTAGTTTCTCATCGGCTGGGATGTCTTGGGTTTTCTCCTTTGTACTCGTGATGGTGATCTGCAATGTTGTGGCACTGGAAATCTCTTGTGCACAAACTTCCTATTCTGTGACTCCTTTGTCTGGTTGAGGTTCAATATGGGGTTCAATTTCAACATGGGTTGTCTCTTGGTCTTGCAGTGATTGTGATACCTGGAGATCAAACAATATGAGTTTGCGGTTCACTTTCTTTCCTGCCATTACGAGTTTCCGGTGTGGGGTGTAGTGGGCTGTGGAAGTTTACCTCCTCTtcattgttttcttcttctttgtcaTTTGTTATGCTAACGGTTGATTGTGGGTCAGCCTCTTGCATTTGGTTGACGAGACTGCTGACTTGATTGTTCTCCAGCTGAACCTATATTTTGTTGGAGGTTTGTCAGTTAACTTATAACTCTATCCAGTTTTGAAAGGAAAAATGGATGTTCATACTAACCTCTTCACTGGTTCTGACGTCGATCGTATCTTGTGCTTGTGTTGGGGTAGTTGTTGTTGTAGCACTGTCTGTTGTGAGGTTGCTTTATTTGTTGCTTTCATTCTTGTTTTTGGGGTTGTTGACACCATCCTGCTGTTGGAGTTCATCTTGGCCTGGCGTGCTATTGGTACGTTCCTGAAAGCATTGAGACAGTTCTTTTCAGTTGAGGTATGAAAACAGGGGTTTGCTTTAGGGTGCGGATGGCACCATGCATTACTATTTATTTACCTGTTTTTGCCGCTTTATCTTCTTCTTGTCAATGCCCACGTCCCTTGATTTTGTTCTTCttttcgtcttcttcttctttctttctttttctcctttctCTTTGTTCTGTTGTGGCTACGATTTCATTCGTGCGGTTGGCATCGACTAGTCTACTTGATGCTGCTGGATCGGCTTGCTCTAGTGTCTGCAGGGTCGCGTTATCTGCCAGGTACCTTGTGCAAATTATGTCCTGAAAGTGTTTGAGTTGTTCTAGAGAATCCATCAGGGCCATTGTTTGTTGCACGACTGAGTCCTTGTTTTTTATCCAATCTCTCTTCTTTTTCGTTGCATTGGTGTTTAGCCCTGGTGGTTACAGCGGGTAACTGTTCTGCTTCATGGAGCACTTTTTCCAACAATTTGTTTATCCTTTGGAATCTTCCTTCTGGTCCCGTGCGGATGCTTTTGTTTGGTTCCGTGCTTCCACTGGTGCCGATATGTGGTTCGCGCCGGTGTTTGGGTGGAGGTGGTAGCAGTTTGGTCGTGTGCTGGTGTTGCTGTTCTTTACGATGTTCTCCTGCTATTTGGTGAATTGAAGACGAAGTTGATGCTGTGCTGGTATAGAAGATCCTCTCTGCTGTTCCTTTCCATGTCTGCATCGTTTCAGTGGAATGGAGTTGATTAGAATGGAAACTGTTTTCAAAAAGGGAAGGACTGATTTATGTACAACAGAGCTATACCTTTATCTTGCCAAATTCATAGTCATCTGGTCGTGCTTTTCCGTCCCTTTTCATGTCTGCTCTAGCTATTTTCGCTAGGTCACTCTCTTTGAGATGGTTTGCTCGTGGTAATGAGGTCTTGTCCATTGTCTTTGTAATCTTCCGCATTTCACTTGTGTCGGTTGGCAGCAGCAGGGAGTCGAGGTACATGATTACTGGTCCCTGTGCCAAACCATTGACATGCtttttgttcttttcttcctGAGGCAACATCCTGTGCTTCTGCCATGTCTTGGCTCCTTCCTTAATACTTTCGACGATTACCTTGCAGAAATCCATCTTTGCCATTTCTGGATAGTCCATGTCCTTGACCATTATAGCTTGTCGGGCGAAGATAGCGGCGCTTGACCCGCAGACAACATTGTGGAAAAAATAAGGAAAAATATTTTAACTGATTTCCTGTTTGACTGTTCGTCATCTAGTTCCACCAATATTTCTAGCTTCTTGAACAGTTCTTTTGGCGCGAAATTTGTATGTTTGAAGCCAAGGTCTGACATCAGTTCTTTCATTGAAGTTGGGCTAGTCGCTGGCCTTGGTGCTGACCTTTGCGTGCCGTTTGTGTATCCAAACACCTTGCGGATAGCTTCCTTGGTAATCTTTATTTTTtgtctttggtaccatcaccgaACGTTATTGTCATGCTTTCTGTGTCGAGGTTGTCGTAGATGTGTGCTGTAAGCGGTCTGCAGATGGAGCCCGTTATTTTGCAGTTCTCTATGCTGCCAAATCCTACCGTCCTAATATCTTGCTTGTGACGGTCTTTAAGTAAATTCCATGCTTTCTTGACATGAGCGAATGCTGCCCCTGCCTTGATTTGGCATTTCTCTTCATTTGTttcttgctgttctttgtcaacTGTTGGTGCTGCCAATTCTTTTCCGCTTGTCTTTCTCCTGTTTCTGTCCTTCTTGCCTGATTTGGGCTGTTTCAGAGAAAACAAGAAAGGGTTTTGTTAGAAAGGAACGTTAGATCCCGAGTGCTGAATAGTGGTATTCAAAATTAGTGCATAAGTGTGTTTTTACATCATCGTCATGTTCCGCGTCGCTGTCGTGCTCTTCAGCATCATCGCCGTCTGTAGGAATGAAATCTGCATCATGTTGTCTGTCATCGTTGTCATCATTGGTATCTGAACCTTTGCTGTTGGTATCGTCTTGTTCTTTTTCTACCCTTTGTCGTTTGTTTTTCTTCTTGCGTTCACCATGTTCCTTCGTGCCGGTTGGTTCTGTTGGCGGGAGTACCATTAGAGGTAATGGCTGATGCTGCAAGGTACTAGTGTCGACGATGTTTTCAGCATTGTCCTTTTGCCTTTGCCTTTTTGCTCCAGGAGTAAAAACAGTGCTGGTTTctgattttctcttttttttgcttGTTGCTAGATGTTTAATCCTGTTGAGCCTGGTGTAAGTTACCATTTCTGCCGCAGGTGGTTTGTTCCTCCTGTTTTGTTCTGTGTCCTTTTCTGACGAATGAGGAGACATGCTGTGTGTTTGTGCGCTTTCAATATCACCGTCTTCGTGTCCTGCATAATGACCAGGTAACAAAAAAGGATATTCTTTTGTTTGAAAATAATTGATACACATTTAAAATATAGATCTTCCACGATTATGCATAAGGAATGTGAAACTCCCAAAGGGgatttttagttttcttttttggGTTAAGAAAGGTTATTACTACTATTACCGATTGAGCTAATCAGGGGATGAAAAAAATATATTAATTATGGTTATGAGTGGAGCTGGGGAAGTGAAGTTAGGGTGAAGCATTTTCTGAGACAAAAATGCACTCTGCAGGTGATATTTCATAATGGGAGGAATATCATCAATGAGAGTTGAAGATTTATTGGGCAAGTTAAACTGTTTTTAATTAAAAATAAGATAGTGTGCGAACATTTTTAATGTTTTCTATAAAGAAATACATAAAAAGTGGCAGGTAGCTTTATTTGTAGACATAGTTAAGTTACTATTGTCAAGGATAGCAGTTAAGTTATTAATGTCTCAATATAGTTTTTTGTAGATAGACAATGGACTCTTTTGGTTAAACCTTTGACAGGAGATTGCTGGATTGCATGCTCTTCAGCAGGTTCTTTGTCAGTATTTTGCTAGGTTTTAGTTTCTTCGTGAGGATTTCTCATTGCTGCATAAAAAATGGGCAGGTGTTAGAAGCAGAGTCGAGTGTCACAGAAAAAAACCCTGCGTGGTGTGAAAACAAATTTGTATGAATAGAGAGGCATGGGTTGTTTTACCCTAGAAGCACAGGGTACATATATTGTTTGTTCACGGTTTTTCAGACCAGAGGCACTTAATTTAAAAAACGGTTACATTGAAGGGACAAGGGATGTAGAAAATCTCGTACGGTTATCAGGTTTGGCCTCTCAGGATGCTCACGGGGTTTGGATCTATCGACGTATTCTAGTTAGTGATGTTTCGGGTTTAGTACCTTTGAGCACATATCGTATGGCGAAAATTCCAGGGCGGAGAGCAGTAGCATTTCTATTACATCACATCTCTGCGCTAGTTCAATTTGTTAGACAAATTGATTTAGGTTATTGGAAAACTCCTTGTTAGCGGTGGCTAGGGTTGCTGTTCCTGGAAGTGGAAAAATCACTACGATCTACCCGGTGGAATGGAGTGGGATAGAATGATAATTACCTTCAATTAGTTGTGCGGTGTTCTTCGGTTCCATCCGCTTATTGTGTCGTTGCTTTTTTTTTTTGTCGCGATTTCCGCCGCCGCTGTTGAAGTCCTCGCCGTCGGTCGCCGCAGCCGGCGGGGTTATTGGTGTTGTCGCGGGCAGTGTGTGGCTGTGTGTATGTCGGATTGGAGGGTGGTTGACGAACGCGGTGGCGGTTTGTCCGGTGATGCGAACTCGATTCCGAATTTGTGTTTGTGTgcagaaggaaggaggagagcgTGCGGGAGTGATGAAGGTTTTGAGATTTACTTTGCGGAAGGGGAAGCAAGCTAGTagaagagggagggagagatgGAAACCATCGAACCGTCTCTAATCTTCAACCGTCCGTTTGAGCATCAAGATCCATTTTTGTGGTGTTAGGCacggaagtgcaggttctacaggcaCGTTGATGCAGGCACAGGAGGCACGGAAGTGTAGGTTCTACAAGCAGTTAAGAGAACCACGGGACATGCAAGAGTCGCGTGAGGCACGTGGATGTAAGCATCGGAGGGACGGAAATGAAGCCAATACAGGCACAGACATGCTGCTTTTCGAGGCACGggtatcaaccctgtggatgtaCAAGAGTGCGGTGGcagaggcatgtgttagaatggTCGGTTAAAGAGGCATCGTTGTGAAGTCTCAAGAGCGACACGGGCGTGGAAGTGGGGCCATGTAAGAGTCACGGCGTATGTTACGTTAGgcacgtgaggcacgtgggtTCAGGCACGGAAGGGAGAAAAGGTGAATCCACAATaggcacgtacgtgtgttttctcaagtcacgggtgtgcactctctggatgcacaatagtgtggcggcagaggcatgggtctgactactcggttacagaaccacggttgtgaagtcacgtgggtgtggcactacggggcacgtaagagtctCGGCAAGTGTCACGTTGCGGACGTGGGTGCAGGTACATAAGGCACAGAAATGGAGGCACTACAGGCACGTACgtgcactctctggatgcacaaaaAGTTTTGTGGTAGAGGCATGGGTCTGAGTACTCGGTTAGAGAACCACGATTGTGAAGTCACGTGGGTGTGGCACTACGGGTCACGTAAGTGTCGCGGCAAGTGTCACGTTGCGCACGTGGATGTAGGCACAAGAGGCACGACATTCAAGGCAACGCAGACACGGACTTGCGGCTTCTCGAGCCACGGGGTATCAACCCTGCGGATGCAAAAATAGTGCAGTGGCAGACACACGTGTCAGGATGCTTGGTtacagaggcacggttgtgaagTCTCAGGAGCCACGCATGTCACGTTGCGCACGTGGGTGCAGGTACGTGCAGGCACATAAATGAAGGCACCACAGGCACGTACgtgcactctctggatgcacaaaagtgtggcggcagaggcatgggtcctagtactcggttacagaaccacGGTTGTGAACTCACGTGGGTGTGGCACTACGGGGGACGTAAGAGTCTCGACAAGTGTCACGTTGTGCACGTGGGTGCAGATACGTAaggcacagaaatgaaggcacCACAGGCACGTACGTGCATTCTCTGGATGCAAAAAAAGTGTGGCGGCAGAGGCATCGGTCCGAGTACTCGGTTAGAGAACCACGGTTGTGAAGTGACGTGGGTGTGGCACTACAGGGCACGTAAGAGTCTCGACAAGTGTCgcgtgaggcacgtgggtgcaggGACATAAGGCATAGAAATGAAGGCACCACGGTTGTGAAGTGACGTGatagtgctgaagtggagcctctctacaggcatgtggatgcaggcacacgaggcacgGAAGTGCAGGTTCTATAGGCATGTAGATGCAGGCACAGGAGGCACGGAAGTGTGGGTTCTACAGGCAGTTAGAGAACCATGGGGCATGCAAGTGTCGCGTGAGGCACGTGGCTGTAAGCATCGGAGGCAAGGAAATGAAGCGAACACAGGCACGGAcatgctgcttctcgaggcacgggtatcaaccctgtggatgtaCAAGAGTGCAGTGGcagaggcatgtgttagaatgctcggttaaagaggcacggttgtgaagTCTCAGGAGCGAGCGGGCGTGGCAGTGGGGCCATGTAAGAGTCACGGTGCATGTTATTacgtgaggcacgtgggtgcagTTATGGAAGGCAGAAATGGTGAATCCACAATaggcacgtacgtgtgttttgtgaagtcacgggtgtgcactctctggatgcacaaaagtgtggcggcagaggcatgggtctGACTACTCGGTTAGAGAACCACGGTTGTGAAGTGACGTGGGTGTGGCACGACGGGCCCCATAGGAGTCACGGCAAGTGTCACGTGAGGCACGTGGATGTAGGAACGTGAGGCACGACATTGAAGGCACAGGAGGCACGGATGCAGGTACAGGAGGCACTGAAGTAAAACCACATGCAGTGACGGACATGAGGCACTTAACTTGAAGACAGTTACAATCAAGGGACAACGGGCAGAGAAAATCTGGTGTAATTACCAAGTTTGAGCTCTCAGTATGCTCGCAGTATTTGAATCGTTTGAGGTATTCTAGTTAGTGATGTGGCAGGTATAGTACTTTTAAGCACATATCGTGTGGTGAAAATTCCGTAGCGGGGAGCAGCAGCGTTTCTATTAAATCACGTGTGTACGGTGCTTCAATTTTTTAGACAAGTTGATTTTGGATAGTGCAAAACTCGGCTTTTGTGGTGGCTAGGGTTGCTGTCCCTGGAAATGGACAAATCACTACGATCTACCTCGAGGAATGCAATGGGATAGATTGGTATTTACCTTCGATTGCTTGTGTTCGGCTTCTCGCCTCCATTGGTCTATTCTGTATGTTCGTCTTTTTTTGTTGTGATCTCCGCCGGCGGTGTTGAAGTCCTCGCTTCGTCGTTGTTGGGTGGGTACTTTGTGTTGTTGGGCGCACCGTTTGACGGTGTGTATCTCGAAGTGGGAGGGTGGTTGGCGAAGCGCGGTGGCGGTTGTTTTGTGAGGGGGACTCTACTTCGAATTTGGGCCCGTGTACTGAACCTAGGAGGAGACCTTGTGTGAATGCGGAATGTTTCAAGATTTACTGTGGAAGAGAGGAAGCAAGAGAGTAGTGGAGGTGGGAGAGATAGAAATGATGGAACCGTCTGTGATCTTCGACGGTCTGATTTTAGCATCAAGATTCGTGCCGCCTGGCTTTGTTTTTTTGTTCGCTGTAGCATCTTAATACACGTGTAAGGCACGGAACACCAGGCTCTACAAGCACCGACATTGGAATTATAGAGGCACTGGTATCAACTCTGTGGATGCACAAATGTGTGGTGGCAGGGGCATGCATCCGAAGACTTACTCAGAGAGTCACGGTTGTGAAGTCTTTAGAGTTACGAGCGTGTGTCACCACGGGCACGTGAGAATGATGTGTCGGGAAGTGTGGTAGTAGAGGCATCGGTGTGAATAGTACTCAGAGAGTATCGGTTGTGGGTCCACATGTGTGAAGTCTGTGCAGCATTGGTCGTGCGGTAGTAGCGGCGTGCGTCGGGAAAGGTGCGAGGAGTTCAACATAGTACGTGCTTAGTATCTGAACGCAGTGCACACTATCTAAGCATGCCAGTGCAGTGTGTGCTTGAATGGTTTATGCAAAAACATTTGTTATGTGCTTAATCAGATGATTTGACGGTTGCTTTTTACCGGCAACCGCGAGCACTGCCACTCGGCGGTTGCCCCGGCGCACAGCAACCGCGAGCGCATGTCTACTGCCCTCATTACCACGACGAGGCCGCGTCCAACCGCCTTCTCCACAACCCAAACCTTGGCATAGAAGGGCAACTGCGCTTCCATAGCTGCTCAATTCCGAAAACACCATTGCCGCTCCATATCAACTAGCAACTCCTCACAATCTCTGTGTCAAGGCCGCCATCACTGGAGGAGCGTAATGGCGGAGGAACCATCTGCCAAGTGTCCCCGTGGTGAGACGTCCGACCAGAGCACCGAGGTTGACGACGTTCAGGTCCCCGGTCAGAAGCACGACTACAAAGTGCACCTCAAAGAGGTTGACATCCACGGCAAGGAAAAGCTGGATGTCGTATGCACCAGCAATCCTGACGAAGCCGACAAGATGATCAGCAGGATCCTGAAGAGGGTCTGCGACTTGTACCCTCAGTACATCGGCGTTGATGTCGAGTATACCAGGGAAGACGACCCTCCGCAGAGGGCAGCGGTTCTGCAATTATGCATGGAGGAACTCTGTCTGGTATACCACATCACCGCGGCAACAAAATGGTGAACCATCCTACAGCTTCAACCTCTCCATGCTTCTGTTTAGCACTTCACCTTGAAATTTGATTAAATTGGTTTATTGACTTGATGTATCAGTGAAGTTTCTGAAGTAGATGCAGCAGAATAGATTTTGAACTTGACTCACCAGATCAGTTTATGTATTTGATGCACTAGATTAATTTATGAATTTGATGTATGAGATTATTTTTTGAACTTGATGTTCTAGTGTACTTTCTGTTCTAGTGTAGTTTCTATATTTGATGTTCTAGTGTAGTTCAGTTTCTTGAATTGATGTGTTAACGTGGCTAAGAAGTAGATAGGTCATTGATTCAAGTGTAAATACCAAAAATAAAAATAACATGCTGTGCTTGTATTTTGTTTCTGAACTCTGCATAGCAGTTTCTGAATTTTTTTCGTCCATGAATTATACGTACTATATAAGTATGTACTTGATGGATACTTGATGGATCCACCTTAAATGTGTCATCCCCCTTGCAGGCCCAAGAGCCTGCGCCCGTTCCTGAAGGAGGACAGGTTCTACACCTTTGTCGGCTTCAGTATTGAAGGTGACAAAGAGATGCTGCGGAGTTCTGGTTTGGAGATCAACCCCGACAAGTACATCGACATCCAGCGCAAATGGAGAGTTCCGTTCAAGGGAAGAAAGAGGTACCACTCTTTGGCTGACGTTGCAGGGAGTGTGATCCACCCATTCTACAAACAGATGAAGGATAAGATTGACATGGTTGAAGACCATAAACTATGGGGGATCAACCCACTGCCAAATTACCTCATCGAGTATGCAGCGATAGATGCGTACGCCACCTACGAGTCGTGGAAGAGAATTGAAAAC contains:
- the LOC141040710 gene encoding uncharacterized protein translates to MAEEPSAKCPRGETSDQSTEVDDVQVPGQKHDYKVHLKEVDIHGKEKLDVVCTSNPDEADKMISRILKRVCDLYPQYIGVDVEYTREDDPPQRAAVLQLCMEELCLVYHITAATKWPKSLRPFLKEDRFYTFVGFSIEGDKEMLRSSGLEINPDKYIDIQRKWRVPFKGRKRYHSLADVAGSVIHPFYKQMKDKIDMVEDHKLWGINPLPNYLIEYAAIDAYATYESWKRIENIREGLESAKEAEKNYGGPYYGY